A stretch of Colletotrichum lupini chromosome 2, complete sequence DNA encodes these proteins:
- a CDS encoding aldo/keto reductase → MARLTSWLILSAWGGAASVSAQGLHELAVKSGKLFFGTATDTNLFNDAAYMAVLNKTGEFGLVVPENSQKWDATEKTQNEFQFTNPDSVRAVAQANKQMMRCHALTWHSQLPQFVSTGTWTPENLTPVIQAHISNVVTHYKGACYSWDVVNEALADNGTLRDSVFSRTLGADFIPISFKAAAAADPAAKLYYNDFSLEFNSNKTDGAVKIVQDLKAANVKIDGIGFQSHFQVGKTPSQDTLNKVMTRFTDLGLEVALTELDVRHDKLPADDAAIQQQAKDYGTVVKTCVDNAKCVGIVVWEFTDKYSWIPSTFSGAGDACLFDKDMKPKPAYTAVAAALGGPAVAAAPVAAPAPAAGAQDAEVVLSSGSSASGAGAGIGATDADAGTESEADADSGAGASSKSKAKSNVEAATKSPSSSGTPRFEAVLLISPLVATGIGWLFCPVRGWSSKYCGLEITVGSRFLNSFTMVYLKTLVAAAAGAGLAQASLSGLDKIPPLGLGTWLSDKSKVADAVAFAVGEVGYNHIDAALIYRNEDQTGKGLASSGVARKDVWVTSKLWNTDHRADRAAAAIKKSISDLGVDYLDLYLIHWPVAFIPDDPNNALDRETTLVDTWKTLEGFVKANLTRHIGLSNFAKADVETILKAAEIKPYAHEFETHPYLQQQEFVDWHKEKGIEVIAYSPLANTNPTYSDDLPAIYQDKFWVDVAAKKGVSVFQAVLAWGIQRGTSVIPKSTKDSHIISNRKALEIEFTEEELKEIAKQDKKHRLSNPGAKWGVKLFADLDDPGRNEPTSEEL, encoded by the exons atgGCGAGACTCACAAGCTGGCTTATCCTCTCAGCATGGGGAGGAGCAGCCTCCGTATCGGCTCAAGGCCTTCACGAGTTAGCTGTGAAGTCAGGGAAGCTCTTCTTCGGCACGGCGACGGACACGAACCTCTTCAACGATGCGGCGTACATGGCGGTCCTGAACAAGACGGGCGAGTTCGGCCTCGTGGTGCCGGAGAACAGCCAGAAATGGGACGCGACGGAGAAGACGCAGAATGAGTTCCAGTTCACGAATCCGGATTCCGTGAGGGCCGTCGCGCAGGCGAATAAGCAGATGATGAGATGTCATGCGTTGACATGGCACTCTCAACTTCCACAATTCG TCTCAACGGGCACCTGGACCCCAGAAAACCTCACCCCCGTAATCCAAGCACACATCTCCAACGTGGTAACGCACTACAAAGGCGCCTGCTACTCATGGGACGTCGTCAACGAAGCCCTCGCCGACAACGGCACTCTCCGCGACAGCGTCTTCTCCCGCACGCTCGGCGCAGACTTCATCCCCATCTCCTTCAAGGCCGCCGCGGCAGCCGACCCGGCCGCGAAGCTGTACTACAACGACTTCAGCCTCGAGTTCAACTCCAACAAGACGGACGGCGCCGTCAAGATCGTGCAGGATCTCAAAGCCGCAAACGTGAAGATCGACGGCATCGGGTTCCAGTCGCATTTTCAAGTCGGCAAGACGCCGTCGCAGGATACGCTGAACAAAGTCATGACGCGCTTCACGGATCTGGGGCTGGAGGTTGCGCTTACGGAGTTGGATGTACGGCATGATAAGTTGCCTGCCGATGATGCCGCGATACAGCAGCAGGCCAAAGACTACGGCACCGTCGTCAAGACGTGCGTGGACAACGCAAAGTGCGTCGGCATCGTGGTATGGGAGTTTACGGATAAGTACAGCTGGATCCCGTCCACGTTTTCGGGGGCCGGGGACGCGTGCTTGTTCGATAAGGATATGAAGCCCAAGCCAGCGTATACGGCTGTTGCGGCGGCGTTGGGAGGGCCAGCAGTAGCAGCAGCTCCGGTGGCAGCACCGGCGCCGGCGGCTGGGGCGCAGGACGCGGAAGTGGTGCTGTCGTCGGGAAGCAGTGCATCTGGTGCCGGGGCCGGGATTGGGGCCACCGATGCCGATGCCGGGACCGAATCCGAGGCCGATGCCGACAGCGGAGCGGGGGCATCCTCAAAATCAAAGGCGAAGAGCAATGTGGAGGCAGCGACCAAGTCACCTTCCTCTTCGGGAACACCTCGCTTTGAAGCGGTGCTGCTGATTTCACCGCTGGTAGCCACCGGTATCGGCTGGCTCTTTTG CCCGGTGCGCGGGTGGT CATCCAAATACTGTGGACTGGAAATCACAGTGGGAAGCAGATTTCTGAATAGCTTCACTATGGTGTACCTCAAGACACtagtcgccgccgccgccggcgcaGGCCTGGCCCAAGCTTCTCTCTCTGGCCTCGACAAGATCCCTCCTCTGGGCCTGGGAACATGGCTGTCCGACAAGAGCAAGGTCGCCGACGCCGTTGCCTTTGCCGTGGGCGAGGTAGGCTACAACCATATTGACGCCGCTCTCATCTACC GAAACGAAGACCAAACCGGCAAAGGCCTCGCCTCCTCCGGCGTTGCCCGCAAAGATGTCTGGGTCACCTCCAAGCTCTGGAACACCGACCACCGCGCCGACCGCGCCGCAGCCGCCATCAAGAAGTCCATCTCGGACCTGGGCGTAGACTACCTCGACCTCTATCTGATCCACTGGCCCGTCGCCTTCATCCCCGACGACCCCAACAACGCCCTCGACCGCGAAACCACGCTCGTCGACACCTGGAAGACCCTCGAAGGCTTCGTCAAAGCAAACTTAACCCGCCACATTGGCCTCTCCAACTTTGCCAAGGCCGACGTCGAGACAATCTTGAAGGCGGCGGAGATCAAGCCCTACGCCCACGAGTTCGAAACCCACCCGTACCTCCAACAACAAGAGTTCGTAGACTGGCACAAGGAAAAGGGCATCGAGGTCATCGCCTACTCCCCGCTCGCCAACACGAACCCGACGTACAGCGACGATCTGCCCGCCATCTACCAGGACAAGTTCTGGGTCGACGTCGCCGCCAAGAAGGGCGTTTCCGTCTTCCAGGCCGTGCTGGCGTGGGGTATCCAACGGGGCACGAGCGTGATTCCCAAGAGCACAAAGGACTCGCACATCATCTCGAACCGCAAGGCGCTCGAGATCGAGTTCACCGAGGAGGAGTTGAAGGAGATTGCTAAGCAGGATAAGAAGCACCGCTTGAGTAACCCGGGTGCCAAGTGGGGTGTCAAGCTATTTGCTGATTTGGATGATCCTGGCAGAAACGAGCCCACGAGCGAGGAGCTTTAA